Proteins from a single region of Acidobacteriota bacterium:
- a CDS encoding ABC transporter substrate-binding protein, with the protein MILGKNMAKAVLTISAVIALSACGSKPVVGVLLPMSGEASNYGESMKHGIDLAIEMEQANLPSGFQVLWGDTASDPATGAAEMRRLAGEGARLFVAGTTSDTARELLPVLEETDTIAVTPSASAPSLTKDSRRFFRIFASDELEGRRAGRFLYDD; encoded by the coding sequence GTGATACTCGGGAAAAACATGGCCAAGGCAGTGCTGACCATTTCAGCCGTCATCGCCCTGTCGGCGTGCGGCAGTAAACCGGTGGTCGGTGTGCTGCTCCCGATGAGCGGAGAGGCCAGCAACTACGGTGAGAGCATGAAACACGGCATCGATCTCGCCATCGAAATGGAGCAGGCAAACCTCCCGAGCGGTTTTCAGGTTCTATGGGGCGACACGGCTTCTGATCCGGCGACCGGCGCGGCCGAAATGAGACGGCTGGCTGGTGAAGGAGCTCGGTTGTTCGTGGCGGGCACCACCAGCGACACCGCGCGCGAGCTGCTCCCGGTTCTCGAGGAGACCGACACGATCGCGGTCACACCCTCCGCTTCGGCGCCGAGTCTGACCAAAGACTCGCGACGATTCTTCCGGATCTTCGCATCTGACGAGCTCGAGGGCCGGCGGGCGGGCCGATTCCTGTATGACGACCA
- a CDS encoding sulfite exporter TauE/SafE family protein produces the protein MEPWHLPLLAAAGIGVGFMNVMAGGGSLISMPLLIFLGLEPATANGTNRVAILIQNITAVSSFRNQGYSEIRRSIGLGLCTIPGAVAGAFAAVAVDPVLFKRALGGVLIMAVVLIVRKRPTSQNSENGEERPILAYLAMVGVGFWGGFFQAGVGFLIMPILSQLLRIDLVRVNMHKVFIIGMFTLPALIVFALQGKVWWIGGGSLAIGNALGAWLATHVTVTRGEPAVRIVFVLAVIAMGVRLILG, from the coding sequence ATGGAACCGTGGCACCTCCCCCTGCTGGCCGCTGCCGGAATCGGAGTCGGCTTCATGAACGTCATGGCCGGTGGCGGATCGCTGATCTCCATGCCGCTTCTCATTTTCCTGGGGCTCGAGCCCGCAACCGCAAACGGTACCAATCGCGTCGCCATTCTGATTCAGAACATCACCGCGGTTTCCAGCTTCCGGAACCAGGGATATTCGGAGATCCGCCGAAGCATCGGGCTCGGTCTGTGCACGATCCCCGGTGCCGTCGCCGGTGCCTTCGCGGCCGTCGCGGTCGATCCAGTCCTCTTCAAACGCGCCCTCGGGGGTGTGTTAATTATGGCGGTCGTCCTGATCGTCCGCAAACGACCCACGTCTCAAAACAGCGAAAACGGTGAAGAACGACCGATCCTCGCCTACCTTGCAATGGTCGGCGTCGGGTTCTGGGGCGGATTTTTCCAGGCCGGAGTCGGTTTTCTCATCATGCCGATTCTCAGCCAACTCCTCCGCATCGACCTGGTCCGCGTCAATATGCACAAGGTCTTCATCATCGGCATGTTCACCCTGCCGGCTCTGATCGTTTTCGCTCTCCAGGGCAAGGTATGGTGGATCGGAGGCGGTTCGCTGGCAATCGGCAACGCCTTGGGGGCCTGGCTCGCGACCCATGTGACAGTCACCCGCGGAGAACCAGCAGTCCGAATCGTGTTCGTCCTCGCAGTCATCGCCATGGGTGTGAGGCTGATCCTGGGTTGA
- a CDS encoding DUF4136 domain-containing protein: MIVRTDHDTQRDFSAYSGFAMYERPGGERGRAQMSPLVDQRIAAAISSELRVRGFGSATPRDADLLVTFYTNVQRRVVVRHHGWYGWGRWGWHGGPMWVDSFPEGTLIIDIIDRRDRQLVWRGVGQGAFSKPNPSDDVVAKRVAKILRDFPPMR, translated from the coding sequence ATGATCGTTCGAACAGATCACGACACGCAACGCGACTTCAGCGCCTATTCCGGTTTCGCGATGTACGAGCGGCCAGGCGGAGAGCGCGGTCGAGCTCAGATGAGCCCGCTGGTCGATCAGCGAATCGCCGCCGCAATTTCATCCGAACTCCGAGTCAGAGGATTCGGCTCCGCAACACCTCGCGACGCCGACCTCCTGGTGACTTTTTACACCAACGTTCAGCGCCGGGTCGTAGTCCGTCATCATGGGTGGTACGGCTGGGGCCGCTGGGGATGGCACGGCGGTCCGATGTGGGTCGACAGTTTTCCCGAGGGGACCCTGATCATCGACATCATCGATCGGCGCGACCGGCAGCTTGTCTGGCGAGGGGTCGGCCAGGGCGCCTTCTCGAAGCCCAATCCGTCGGATGACGTGGTCGCAAAAAGGGTCGCGAAAATCCTGCGCGACTTCCCACCGATGAGATAA